A region of Shewanella psychromarinicola DNA encodes the following proteins:
- the argB gene encoding acetylglutamate kinase, whose translation MATKSVLVLKVGGALLQCEMGIARLMTAAAEMLAAGQQVILVHGGGCLVDEQLAANGKETIKLDGLRVTPEDQIPIVVGALAGTSNKILQAAAAKAGIVSVGMSLGDGNTVSAKIKDERLGLVGEVEPKDATYLNFILGQGWMPICSSIAISSQGKMLNVNADQAATALAKLVNGTLVLLSDVSGVLDGKGQLINCLNKSEIEYLVAQGVIEKGMKVKVEAALEVAQWMGKPVQIASWRDAEQLKTLVKGGSVGTQIQP comes from the coding sequence ATGGCGACAAAATCTGTATTAGTATTAAAAGTGGGTGGTGCATTACTCCAGTGCGAAATGGGTATTGCGCGTTTAATGACAGCCGCAGCAGAAATGCTTGCTGCAGGTCAGCAAGTCATATTAGTCCATGGCGGTGGTTGCCTAGTTGACGAACAGTTAGCCGCTAATGGTAAAGAAACCATTAAGCTCGATGGTTTACGTGTCACGCCAGAAGACCAAATTCCTATTGTGGTTGGTGCATTAGCGGGCACATCGAACAAAATTCTACAAGCCGCGGCTGCTAAAGCGGGTATTGTGAGTGTGGGCATGAGCCTAGGCGATGGCAACACGGTAAGTGCCAAAATTAAAGATGAGCGTTTAGGCCTCGTTGGTGAAGTTGAGCCAAAAGACGCCACCTATTTAAACTTTATTTTAGGCCAAGGTTGGATGCCAATTTGTAGCTCCATTGCCATTTCTAGCCAAGGTAAAATGTTAAACGTTAATGCTGACCAAGCGGCAACTGCGTTAGCTAAATTGGTTAATGGCACCTTAGTTTTATTGTCAGATGTGTCGGGCGTATTAGACGGTAAAGGCCAGTTAATTAACTGCTTAAATAAAAGTGAAATTGAATACTTAGTCGCCCAAGGGGTGATTGAAAAAGGCATGAAAGTTAAAGTGGAAGCCGCATTAGAAGTCGCGCAATGGATGGGGAAACCCGTGCAGATTGCTTCGTGGCG